In a single window of the Tellurirhabdus bombi genome:
- a CDS encoding efflux RND transporter periplasmic adaptor subunit yields the protein MKTPIFYILTLTSLLIACDPKGDQTTDTEQKEHAHESHGEEPTDVIELTADQIRLGEIKLGTVSYRNLTQVLSVNGKLAVPPQNQVSITALQGGFVRSLPIMTGQPVRKGQVLARIENPDLIQLQQEYAENHSRLTFLEAEYARQKELSQQAVSALKVFQQTTAELSATRARLAGLAQRIQRVGLSPKAVLNGQFSAFYVITAPVAGVITNVTTNTGQYLQPADVLAQLVSNEGVYAELTVFEKDLPQIREGQRFTFRLTNEAERERTGRISFINQAIEADRSVRVVARLDQDSGKLTPNTFLKASLNLGNNRVTALPEGAIVNSEGKDYIFIVTTEEAHHEHREVGTEADHTCFKQIQVRRGVTENGYSAVVLPGNFDIAKTQVVIQGAYAVLSQLKAASGEEEGHAH from the coding sequence ATGAAAACACCTATTTTTTATATACTGACCCTCACTAGTTTGTTGATCGCCTGTGATCCAAAAGGCGATCAAACGACTGACACCGAGCAGAAAGAGCATGCGCACGAATCGCACGGGGAAGAACCAACAGATGTGATTGAATTGACCGCTGACCAGATTCGGTTGGGGGAAATAAAGCTCGGCACCGTTAGTTATCGTAACCTCACTCAGGTACTTTCCGTGAATGGCAAGCTGGCCGTACCGCCCCAGAATCAGGTGAGCATCACGGCCTTGCAGGGTGGTTTTGTCCGTAGTTTGCCCATCATGACCGGCCAACCGGTGCGAAAAGGGCAGGTTTTAGCGCGCATCGAAAATCCAGACCTGATTCAGTTGCAGCAGGAATACGCCGAGAATCACAGCCGCCTGACATTTCTCGAAGCCGAATACGCCCGACAGAAAGAATTAAGCCAGCAGGCGGTCAGCGCGCTAAAGGTTTTCCAGCAAACAACCGCCGAATTGTCGGCTACCCGTGCCCGCCTGGCGGGACTTGCGCAGCGCATTCAGCGGGTTGGTCTTTCCCCAAAAGCCGTCTTAAATGGGCAATTCAGCGCTTTTTACGTCATTACGGCCCCGGTAGCGGGCGTTATTACCAACGTCACCACTAACACCGGCCAATACCTGCAACCCGCTGACGTGCTGGCCCAGTTGGTCAGTAACGAAGGCGTTTACGCCGAACTGACTGTTTTTGAAAAAGACCTGCCGCAAATTCGGGAAGGGCAACGCTTCACGTTTCGTCTGACGAACGAAGCGGAGCGCGAACGAACGGGCCGAATTTCGTTTATCAACCAGGCGATTGAAGCCGACCGTTCCGTGCGGGTCGTTGCCCGTCTCGATCAGGACAGCGGCAAACTGACACCCAATACCTTTCTGAAAGCCAGCCTGAATCTGGGTAATAACCGAGTCACGGCTTTACCCGAAGGGGCCATCGTTAATTCGGAAGGAAAAGACTACATTTTCATAGTAACCACGGAAGAAGCTCACCACGAGCATAGAGAGGTCGGAACCGAAGCCGATCATACGTGTTTCAAGCAAATTCAGGTGCGGCGCGGGGTAACGGAAAATGGTTATTCGGCGGTCGTGCTCCCCGGCAATTTTGACATTGCTAAAACACAGGTAGTTATTCAGGGTGCGTATGCGGTGCTGTCTCAATTGAAAGCAGCTTCGGGCGAAGAAGAAGGCCACGCCCATTAA